From Shewanella psychrophila, a single genomic window includes:
- a CDS encoding response regulator transcription factor, which translates to MEEILVWVVDDDEDYCELIQEVLDDHYQVAVFHEASTYRESLVDITPDLVLMDINLPDVSGIELCRELTESGKDSAVIFVSGMNTLEERLRAYDVSAVDFIAKPFEIKELLAKVQAVASYQSKKRTLVQAESMSRNMAFQSMTESSQYGAVLQFFRQCFLCQDYQSLADAFFELMQQLNLNTCLEIRDTEVHYFGPKHAELSPIEANILELLDKHGRLYDFGSRTICNDKHVSFLIKNMPVDDEVLYGRLRDIIAVIVEGLEARVMDIGRQQTLQHVFVEIQSLLSKINGAILEHDEKFSAALTGMTTEIRSSFHVLDMTEEQEHYFASLLERNLKEANSAGDAFYRLQGSLKTVKNVVESSVAS; encoded by the coding sequence ATGGAAGAAATATTAGTATGGGTCGTGGATGATGATGAAGATTATTGTGAGTTGATTCAGGAAGTGCTTGATGATCATTATCAGGTTGCGGTATTCCATGAGGCGAGTACCTATCGCGAATCTTTAGTGGATATCACACCAGATCTTGTGTTGATGGACATTAATTTACCCGATGTGAGTGGCATCGAACTCTGCCGGGAACTCACGGAGTCAGGCAAAGACAGTGCAGTGATCTTTGTCTCCGGTATGAATACCCTAGAGGAAAGGTTGAGAGCCTACGATGTAAGTGCTGTGGATTTTATTGCCAAGCCTTTTGAAATAAAAGAACTACTGGCAAAAGTTCAGGCTGTAGCTTCCTATCAGTCAAAGAAACGTACACTTGTTCAAGCTGAATCTATGTCGAGGAATATGGCATTTCAGTCTATGACTGAGTCATCGCAATATGGCGCAGTTTTACAGTTTTTCAGGCAATGTTTCTTATGTCAGGATTATCAAAGCTTGGCGGATGCCTTCTTTGAGTTGATGCAACAACTCAACCTTAATACCTGTCTGGAGATAAGAGATACTGAGGTGCACTACTTTGGTCCAAAGCATGCGGAGCTCAGCCCCATAGAGGCTAATATACTTGAGTTGTTAGATAAGCATGGGCGTCTTTATGATTTCGGTAGTCGCACAATCTGTAATGATAAGCATGTTTCTTTCTTGATAAAGAATATGCCAGTAGATGACGAGGTTCTCTATGGACGGCTCAGGGATATTATTGCCGTTATTGTTGAGGGGCTGGAGGCTAGGGTGATGGATATCGGTCGTCAACAGACATTACAACATGTATTTGTGGAAATCCAAAGTCTGCTTAGCAAGATCAATGGGGCAATCTTAGAACATGATGAGAAGTTCAGTGCAGCCTTAACAGGTATGACAACCGAGATCCGTAGTAGCTTTCATGTGTTAGACATGACCGAAGAGCAGGAGCATTATTTTGCTTCCTTGTTGGAGAGAAACTTAAAGGAAGCCAATTCGGCTGGGGATGCCTTCTATCGTTTACAGGGCTCGTTAAAAACGGTAAAAAATGTTGTCGAATCCAGTGTTGCCTCTTAA
- a CDS encoding hybrid sensor histidine kinase/response regulator: MDSTVFKEFSQTDINPFWPRLLAELGKLQANFINGEDILLPLCRILAEVSQSQAVMIIPKDSLDCDDMPASATCWCRDPVRYLTLWKEAKAWPFFNQEPMVHRWQSFVIWPAKRVNIQIFFHSSSDQWLSFLLSSGDLLSDIVMGMLVQQTLEWQERGRDRGVNSVDSEMFQSIVSNSEDLILVASRSPFGVPSIMYANAAATSISHYPRSQLIGKPITLLFQEELNPSAAGGQESELLQAINSRREFDGELICSKADNETAVLHMHLVALEEHSEHGSLFALVGRDITDHKQLQQIMARTKKMQAIGQLVGGIAHDFNNILGVLKGNLELMEIKTSEEKIARYLATAFKACQRGTDLTRRLLQFSRQEQFSANLYQVNDVIEGIEELIGKSLTTQVNLILEPGEELDQILVDRGDLEDALLNLVLNARDAMGGEGKITIRSGREALEGLLPGLSGRPMVESGDYITVSVLDTGTGIAPHLLEKIFEPFFTTKDKSDGTGLGLSMVYGFVKRSNGYMSVMKSDCSGTEFRLWFPVAKQKGRQVQGVVERPEALKVSQKLKVLIVDDEVDLLSVLQDYCEILGMEVEAYSDPLIVREKYKEGLNGIELLITDVLMPGGINGYELAKELCAKEDIAVLLISGFIGDIGLTSNEEMPYQVLHKPFSIDGLVGALQQVGINFSQ, from the coding sequence ACAGTGTTTAAAGAATTCTCTCAAACTGACATCAATCCCTTTTGGCCTAGGCTATTGGCCGAGCTCGGAAAACTACAAGCAAATTTCATCAATGGCGAAGACATACTGCTGCCGCTGTGCCGCATATTAGCGGAAGTCAGCCAATCTCAAGCAGTCATGATTATTCCTAAAGATTCACTGGATTGTGATGATATGCCCGCTTCTGCAACATGCTGGTGTCGAGATCCTGTTCGCTATTTAACTCTATGGAAAGAGGCAAAGGCTTGGCCGTTTTTCAATCAGGAGCCTATGGTTCATCGTTGGCAATCTTTTGTCATCTGGCCTGCAAAGCGAGTCAATATACAGATATTTTTTCATTCATCTAGCGATCAATGGCTGTCATTTCTATTAAGCTCAGGCGATCTCTTGTCAGATATTGTCATGGGGATGTTGGTACAGCAGACTCTTGAATGGCAAGAGAGAGGCAGAGACAGAGGTGTTAACTCAGTAGATAGCGAGATGTTCCAATCTATAGTCAGTAACAGTGAAGACTTAATTCTAGTCGCCAGCCGTTCGCCCTTTGGAGTGCCGAGTATCATGTACGCGAATGCGGCGGCAACCAGCATCAGCCATTATCCACGCAGTCAGCTTATAGGAAAACCCATCACACTGTTATTTCAAGAGGAGCTGAATCCATCCGCTGCTGGTGGTCAAGAGAGTGAGCTGCTACAAGCGATTAATTCGCGACGTGAGTTTGATGGAGAGCTCATTTGTAGTAAGGCCGATAACGAGACTGCTGTGCTACATATGCACTTGGTCGCGCTGGAAGAACACAGTGAACATGGCAGCTTGTTTGCGCTAGTCGGCAGAGATATTACTGACCACAAGCAGCTTCAGCAGATCATGGCGCGAACAAAAAAAATGCAGGCTATAGGACAGTTAGTCGGTGGTATCGCCCATGATTTTAATAATATTCTGGGAGTGTTGAAGGGCAATTTGGAGCTAATGGAGATTAAAACCAGTGAAGAGAAAATTGCCCGCTATCTTGCCACTGCCTTCAAAGCATGCCAGAGGGGGACAGACTTAACTCGGCGGTTATTACAGTTTTCCAGGCAGGAACAATTCAGTGCCAACCTGTATCAGGTTAATGATGTTATTGAAGGAATTGAAGAGCTGATAGGTAAATCTTTAACCACACAAGTAAACCTCATATTAGAGCCTGGAGAGGAACTGGATCAAATACTCGTTGATCGTGGCGACCTAGAAGATGCGTTATTAAATCTTGTCTTAAATGCCAGAGATGCCATGGGAGGCGAGGGGAAGATAACCATACGTAGCGGCAGAGAGGCTTTGGAAGGGCTTCTGCCTGGCTTAAGCGGTCGCCCTATGGTGGAATCTGGTGATTACATTACTGTGTCTGTATTAGATACAGGAACAGGTATTGCTCCTCATCTATTAGAGAAAATCTTCGAGCCTTTCTTCACCACGAAAGATAAAAGCGATGGCACTGGTCTCGGACTCTCTATGGTTTATGGTTTTGTGAAGCGATCTAATGGCTATATGAGTGTGATGAAATCAGATTGTTCAGGTACAGAATTCAGGCTCTGGTTTCCCGTGGCTAAACAGAAGGGGCGACAAGTACAGGGCGTAGTCGAGAGGCCTGAGGCGCTTAAGGTATCTCAAAAGCTTAAAGTCCTTATTGTCGATGATGAAGTAGATTTGCTGAGTGTCTTACAAGATTATTGTGAGATCTTGGGTATGGAAGTTGAGGCGTATTCCGATCCTTTAATCGTAAGGGAAAAGTATAAAGAAGGGCTTAATGGCATTGAGTTATTGATCACCGATGTACTCATGCCTGGAGGGATTAATGGTTATGAGCTGGCCAAGGAGCTCTGTGCTAAGGAGGATATTGCGGTACTGCTTATTTCTGGGTTTATTGGTGATATAGGTTTAACCAGTAACGAGGAAATGCCCTATCAGGTGTTGCATAAACCGTTTTCTATAGATGGTTTGGTAGGGGCTCTGCAACAGGTTGGTATCAACTTTTCTCAGTAG